The proteins below are encoded in one region of Paenarthrobacter ilicis:
- a CDS encoding cation acetate symporter, producing the protein MNPAVGLFAFVAVSITTAVIGFYGLRISRTTGDFYVASRTVPPWWNASAIGGEYLSAASFLGVAGLILLSGTDALWFPVGYTAGYLMLLLFVAAPLRRSGAYTIPDFTEARLESATVRRVTSLVVVAVGWLYIVPQLHGAALTIRITTGLPSWVGATAVVVVVCLTVVAGGMRSITFVQAFQYWLKLTALAVPVVFILLVLAGNSVAPQAQLPVNPTGQDPAGAYQHISLMVALLFGTLGLPHVLVRFYTNPDGQSARRTTLIVLGLLSVFYLFPTLSGALGRMFAPELAQSGQADALVLLLPGTLIGGVLGDALSALVVAGAFAAFLSTTSGLVVSLSGVISQDLFGGSVKGFRLAAVLAAVVPLGFAFMTDSLALAGSVGLVFAFTASTICPVLLLGIWWRGLTDAGAIAGMATGALLCGGAMVAGTMMGAAQAPAWLAQPAAWSVPAAFTVTVAVSAATRKRVPAAVNRIMSRLHVPERPVATER; encoded by the coding sequence ATGAACCCAGCCGTCGGACTGTTTGCCTTCGTTGCCGTTTCCATCACGACGGCGGTGATCGGCTTCTACGGTCTGCGCATCTCCCGGACAACAGGGGACTTCTACGTTGCGTCCCGCACCGTCCCGCCTTGGTGGAACGCCTCCGCGATCGGCGGCGAGTACCTCTCAGCGGCCAGCTTCCTGGGAGTGGCCGGGCTGATCCTGCTCTCCGGTACTGATGCGCTCTGGTTCCCGGTGGGCTACACCGCCGGGTACCTGATGCTCCTGCTGTTCGTTGCCGCTCCCCTGCGCCGGTCAGGCGCCTACACAATCCCGGATTTCACCGAAGCCCGGCTGGAATCCGCCACGGTCCGGCGCGTTACCAGCCTGGTGGTGGTTGCTGTGGGGTGGCTGTACATCGTGCCCCAACTCCACGGGGCGGCCCTCACCATCCGCATCACCACCGGCCTGCCCTCCTGGGTGGGAGCAACAGCGGTGGTGGTGGTGGTTTGCCTGACGGTAGTGGCCGGAGGGATGCGCTCCATCACGTTCGTCCAGGCGTTCCAGTACTGGCTCAAACTGACGGCCCTGGCCGTTCCCGTGGTGTTCATACTGCTTGTTTTGGCCGGAAATTCCGTTGCACCGCAGGCACAATTGCCCGTCAACCCCACCGGCCAAGACCCAGCGGGGGCCTACCAACACATCTCCCTGATGGTGGCCCTCCTCTTCGGCACCCTGGGCCTCCCCCACGTGTTGGTGCGGTTCTACACCAACCCGGACGGTCAATCGGCACGACGCACCACACTGATCGTGCTGGGCCTGCTGTCAGTGTTCTACCTTTTCCCCACGTTGTCCGGCGCCCTCGGCCGTATGTTCGCACCGGAACTCGCGCAATCCGGACAGGCCGATGCCCTGGTGCTGCTGCTCCCGGGCACGTTGATCGGCGGCGTGCTGGGAGACGCGTTGTCCGCTTTGGTAGTGGCCGGGGCATTCGCCGCCTTCCTCTCCACCACCTCCGGTCTGGTGGTGTCCCTGTCCGGCGTCATCAGCCAGGACCTCTTCGGTGGAAGCGTCAAAGGGTTCCGGCTCGCAGCGGTGCTTGCCGCCGTCGTTCCTTTGGGTTTTGCCTTCATGACCGACTCGTTGGCGCTGGCCGGAAGCGTGGGACTGGTGTTCGCCTTCACGGCCTCCACGATCTGCCCGGTGCTGTTGCTGGGCATCTGGTGGCGTGGGCTCACGGACGCCGGAGCCATAGCGGGCATGGCCACCGGAGCTTTGCTGTGCGGCGGCGCCATGGTGGCTGGGACGATGATGGGCGCAGCCCAGGCACCCGCGTGGTTGGCCCAGCCTGCTGCCTGGAGTGTCCCCGCTGCATTCACGGTTACGGTAGCCGTGTCCGCAGCCACGCGGAAACGGGTGCCCGCAGCCGTGAACCGGATCATGTCGCGCCTTCACGTCCCGGAACGGCCGGTGGCTACGGAAAGGTAG
- a CDS encoding LytR/AlgR family response regulator transcription factor — protein sequence MINVLVADDELPAVEELAFLLDRDQRIGSIHRASSGAEALRTLETESIDAVFLDIHMPALSGLDIARVIARSSNPPAVVFVTADEDCALEAFDLAAIDYLLKPLRAERLTRSVDRISDLIKDGAPAPEMITVDLGSTTRMIRRDDVTYVQAQGDYARLHTSEASYLIRVPLSDLEQKWADAGFIRIHRSYLIALSHVQHLRLAATGPSVAVSGAELPISRRHLPSVRDKLQSTRIRPQG from the coding sequence ATGATCAACGTGCTCGTCGCTGATGACGAACTCCCCGCGGTGGAGGAGCTCGCTTTCCTCCTGGATAGGGACCAACGGATCGGTTCCATTCATCGCGCTTCCTCCGGAGCCGAGGCCCTGCGGACGCTGGAAACGGAATCCATTGACGCGGTCTTCCTGGACATCCACATGCCGGCCCTCTCGGGCCTGGACATTGCCCGCGTCATCGCCCGCAGCAGTAACCCGCCGGCGGTTGTGTTCGTCACGGCGGATGAAGACTGCGCGCTGGAAGCGTTCGACCTCGCTGCCATTGATTACCTGCTCAAACCCCTGCGCGCCGAGCGGTTGACCCGTTCAGTGGACAGGATCAGCGACCTCATTAAGGACGGCGCTCCCGCCCCGGAGATGATCACCGTGGATTTGGGCAGCACAACACGCATGATCCGGCGTGACGACGTCACCTATGTGCAGGCCCAGGGCGACTACGCCCGGTTGCACACCAGCGAAGCGAGTTACCTGATCCGGGTCCCACTGAGCGATCTGGAGCAAAAATGGGCGGATGCCGGCTTCATCCGGATCCACCGCTCTTACCTCATTGCCCTGAGCCACGTCCAGCATCTCAGGCTGGCAGCCACCGGTCCCAGTGTGGCGGTCTCCGGGGCGGAGCTGCCCATCAGCCGCCGGCACCTACCGTCGGTCCGGGACAAACTGCAGTCCACCCGGATCCGGCCGCAAGGATGA
- a CDS encoding sensor histidine kinase yields MPDSPLFTAAAIAVIVLAVAVVVGVGLKVIRSFRDLGTDAERATYNTLHAASRAGQHLRGGLQPAGAAKASKQLRALLGCDALAITNGDSVLAWDGAGEELRPSLMPLAVEALSSGRTVVVPHAGSSPDGKPGHGFSAVIAPIQTGSRVVGSVAALAPSAGAGLVRATSEVADWIAAQLELAELESSRTLLMEAEVRALRAQISPHFIYNSLNAIASFINTDPARARELVVEFADFTRYSFRRHGDFTTVAEELRCIDRYLLLERARFGERVQVSLRIAPEVLSTVIPFLSLQPLVENAVRHGLEAKEGPGHITISANDSGAFAEVTIEDDGVGMDPEHLRSVLAGHTDGDHVGLRNVDARLRQVYGDDHGLVIDTAPGEGTLITLRVPKSQPGHDA; encoded by the coding sequence ATGCCCGACTCCCCGCTGTTCACAGCCGCCGCGATCGCCGTCATCGTGCTGGCCGTCGCCGTCGTCGTGGGCGTTGGCCTCAAAGTGATCCGCTCCTTCCGGGACCTTGGCACCGACGCTGAGCGCGCCACCTACAACACCCTCCACGCGGCATCCCGGGCCGGCCAGCATCTTCGCGGCGGCCTCCAACCCGCCGGAGCGGCGAAAGCGAGCAAGCAACTGCGCGCACTCCTGGGCTGTGACGCGTTGGCCATCACGAATGGCGACTCCGTGCTGGCCTGGGACGGCGCGGGCGAGGAACTGCGGCCATCGCTGATGCCGCTTGCCGTGGAAGCATTGAGCAGCGGCCGGACCGTGGTGGTTCCCCATGCCGGGAGCTCCCCGGACGGCAAACCGGGGCACGGGTTCAGCGCGGTCATCGCTCCCATCCAGACCGGCTCCAGGGTGGTGGGATCGGTGGCCGCCCTGGCGCCGTCGGCCGGAGCCGGGCTGGTCCGGGCCACCAGTGAAGTGGCCGACTGGATCGCAGCGCAACTCGAACTTGCGGAGCTGGAATCGTCCAGGACCCTGCTCATGGAGGCGGAAGTCCGGGCACTGCGCGCCCAGATCAGCCCCCACTTCATCTACAACTCCTTGAACGCAATCGCTTCCTTCATCAACACGGACCCTGCCCGTGCGCGTGAGCTGGTGGTGGAGTTCGCGGACTTCACCCGCTACTCGTTCCGCCGGCACGGCGATTTCACCACGGTGGCGGAGGAACTGCGCTGCATTGACCGCTATCTGCTCTTGGAACGGGCGCGCTTTGGCGAGCGGGTCCAGGTCAGCCTCCGGATCGCCCCGGAGGTCCTCAGCACCGTGATCCCCTTCCTCAGCCTCCAACCGTTGGTGGAAAACGCTGTGCGGCACGGACTCGAAGCCAAGGAGGGCCCCGGACACATCACCATTTCCGCCAACGATTCCGGGGCGTTCGCTGAGGTCACCATCGAAGACGACGGCGTGGGGATGGACCCGGAGCACCTGCGGTCAGTCCTGGCAGGACACACCGATGGAGACCACGTTGGGCTCCGGAACGTGGACGCCAGGCTCAGGCAGGTCTACGGGGACGACCATGGACTGGTCATCGACACCGCTCCCGGCGAAGGCACCCTGATAACTCTCCGGGTACCCAAGTCGCAGCCGGGACACGACGCCTGA